The segment TTAAATTGATATATTTACAAGGTCACATTGCAGGATTTGCAATATTACTTTGAGGTTACCCGCGCATGGATTTACGAGACCTGAAACTCTTCCTCCATCTGGCCGAGAGCTGCCACTTTGGCCGCACAGCACGCGCCATGCATGTCAGCCCATCTACCCTGTCGCGCCAAATCCAGCGCCTTGAGGAGGATGTCGGCCACGCGCTGTTTCTGCGTGATAACCGGACCGTGACACTCACCGAGGCCGGTGAACGGTTGCGTCAGTTTGCCCAGCAAACCCTGCTGCAATATCAACAACTGCGTCATGTGATGGACCTGAACGGCCCCTCGCTCAGTGGCGAGTTACGTCTGTTTTGTTCGGTCACGGCAGCCTATAGCCATTTGCCACCGATTCTCGACCGCTTTCGCGCCGAACATCCGCAGGTGGAGATCAAGCTCACCACCGGCGATGCCGCCGATGCGATTGAGATGGTGCAGTCTGGTGAGGCCGACCTGGCGATTGCCGGTCGCCCTGAATCGCTGCCCGCCAGCATAGATTTTACGCCACTTGGGCTGATTCCGCTGGTCCTGATCGCCCCGGCGTTGCCCTGCCCGGTGCGGAATCAGGCGACCCAGGACGAGCCTGACTGGTCGCTGATTCCGTTTATCCTGCCGGAACAAGGGCCTGCACGCCGGGGGATCGACCTGTGGTTTCGCCGCCGCCGCATTCCCAATCCGCTGATTTATGCCACGGTGTCGGGCCATGAGGCGATTGTGTCGATGGTGGCGCTGGGATGTGGCATCGCGCTGCTGCCGGACGTGGTACTGGAAAACAGCCCGGAACCGGTACGTAATCGCGTGTTGGTGCTGGAGAACGTCGAGTCGGTCGCGCCGCTCGAGCTGGGCGTTTGCGTACAAAAAAAGCGGCTCGGAGAGCCGCTTATCAATGCCTTCTGGAACCTGCTGTAGTTACTGACCGGCGAGGAAGAAGCGGAACGCCGGGTTATTGGCTTCGTCGTGGAAGTCATAACCCAGCGCCGTGAGATGCTCCTCAAAGCGCGGCTCATCATCACCCAGTTCAAACGCCGCCAGCACACGACCGTAATCGGTGCCGTGGCTGCGATAGTGGAACAACGAGATATTCCAGTGCGTACCGAGCGTTTGCAGGAACTTCAGCAACGCACCGGGTGCTTCCGGGAACTCGAAGCTGAACAGGCGCTCACGCAACGGTTTGGATGGACGACCACCGACCATGTAACGGACGTGCAGCTTGGCCATCTCATCGTCGGAGAGGTCCACCACGTTATAACCACCCTGCGTGAGCTGGCTGATGATTTCGCTACGTTCCTCCAGCCCGCGCGTCAAGCGCACGCCAACGAAGATGCAGGCGTTGTCGGCATCGGCGTAACGATAGTTGAACTCAGTGACGGAACGACCGCCCAGCGTCTGGCAGAACTTCAGGAAGCTGCCTTGTTGCTCAGGGATGGTGACCGCCAGCAACGCTTCACGCTGCTCGCCCAGTTCGCAGCGCTCGGAGACGTAGCGCAGACCGTGGAAGTTGACGTTGGCCCCCGACAGCACATGCGCCAGACGTTCGCCCTTGATGTTGTGCTGCTGGATGTATTTTTTCATCCCGGCCAGCGCCAGCGCCCCGGAAGGCTCCGCCACCGCACGCACATCCTCGAACAGATCTTTCATCGCGGCGCAAATAGCATCGCTGTCCACGGTGATGATGTCGTCCAGATACTCCTGGCACAGGCGGAAGGTTTCGTCGCCGATACGCTTCACCGCCACACCTTCAGCAAACAAACCGACACGCGCCAGATCAACCGGATGACCGGCATCCAGCGCCGCTTTCAGGCAGGCTGAATCTTCTGACTCAACGGCAATCACTTTAATCTGCGGCATCAGTTGCTTGATCAGCACCGCCACACCCGCCGCCAGACCACCGCCACCGACCGGTACGAAAACGCGATCGAGATGCGCATCCTGCTGCAACAGTTCCATCGCCAGCGTGCCCTGCCCGGCGATCACCGCCGGATGATCAAACGGGTGAACGAAGGTGTAACCTTGCTGCTCCGCCAGCTCAATCGCCTTGGCTTTTGCCTCGTCGAAGTTGGCACCAAACAGGTAAGCCTCACCGCCAAATGCGCGCACCGCATCAACCTTGATATCTGCCGTGGCCAGCGGCATCACAATCAGTGATTTGATGCCTAAGGTACTGGCTGAGAGGGCCACGCCCTGCGCGTGGTTGCCAGCGGATGCCGTCACCACGCCGCGCGCTTTCTGCTCCTCAGTCAGCCCGGCAATCATCGCGTAAGCCCCGCGCAGCTTGAAGCTGTGCACCGGCTGACGATCTTCACGCTTCACCAGAATGGTGTTGCCAAGACGCGATGAAATTTTTTCCATTTTCTGTAACGGCGTGACCTGTGCAATTTCGTACACCGGTGAACGCAATACCGCGCGCAAATACTCCGCGCCGCAAGGCGCCGCGGGTAGCGGTTGAGACTCAGCCATCTGTTAGCCTCCCAGCTTAGACTTATCGCGCACCGCGCCTTTGTCAGCGCTGGTCGCGAGTGATGCATAAGCACGCAGGGCGAAGGAAACCTGACGCTCACGGCCATGCGGCGTATACGCTGCATCACCACGGGCTTCTTCCTCTTCACGACGTGCGTGCAGTTCGTTTTCCGGCACCGCCAGCTTGATGCCACGGTTCGGGATGTCGATTTCGATGATGTCGCCGTCTTTCACCAGCGCGATGGTGCCGCCGTTGGCCGCTTCCGGTGAAGCGTGGCCGATAGACAGACCGGAGGTACCGCCTGAGAAACGACCATCGGTGATCAGCGCACAGCTTTTGCCGAGGCCCATCGATTTCAGGTAGGTGGTCGGATAGAGCATTTCCTGCATGCCCGGTCCACCTTTCGGCCCTTCGTAGCGAATCACCACGACATCGCCCGCGACCACTTTACCGCCGAGAATCGCTTCAACCGCATCGTCCTGGCTTTCGTAAACTTTGGCCGGGCCTTTGAAGGTGAGGATCTCTTTGTCCACACCAGCGGTTTTCACGATACAGCCATCTTCCGCCAGGTTGCCGTACAGCACCGCCAGACCACCGTCTTGCGAGAAAGCGAATTCACGGGTGCGGATACAACCTTCCTGACGGTCGTCATCCAGCGTGTCCCAACGGCAATCCTGCGAGAACGCCTGAGTGGTGCGAATACCGGCCGGACCGGCGCGGAACATCTTTTTCACCGCTTCGTCTTTGGTCAGCATGATGTCGTACTGATCCAGGGTTTCACGCAAGTTCAGACCCAGCACGTTGCGCACGTCAGTGTGCAACAGGCCAGCGCGATCCAGTTCACCGAGGATGCCGATTACGCCACCCGCGCGGTGCACATCTTCCATATGATATTTCTGGGTGCTCGGGGCCACCTTACACAGATGCGGCACTTTGCGTGACAGACGGTCGATATCAGAAATGTTGAAGTCGATTTCGCCTTCCTGCGCGGCGGCCAGCAGGTGCAGTACGGTGTTGGTGGAGCCGCCCATCGCGATATCCAGCGTCATGGCGTTCTCAAACGCGGCTTTGCTCGCGATATTACGCGGCAGTACGCGGGCATCATCCTGCTCGTAATATTGTTTGGTCAGGTTAACGATGCGCTTACCGGCATTGATAAACAGGTCCTTACGATCAGCATGGGTCGCCAACAGCGAACCGTTACCTGGCTGTGACAGACCCAGCGCTTCGGTCAGGCAGTTCATCGAGTTGGCGGTGAACATACCAGAACAGGAACCACAGGTCGGGCAGGCGGAACGTTCAATCTGCTCGCTATCGGCATCGCTGACGTTCGGGTTCGCACCCTGAATCATCGCATCCACCAGATCCAGCTTGATGATTTTGTCAGACAGCTTGGTTTTACCCGCTTCCATCGGGCCACCGGAAACGAAGATCACCGGAATGTTGAGGCGCAGCGAGGCCATCAGCATTCCCGGGGTGATCTTGTCGCAGTTGGAGATGCAGACCATCGCATCGGCACAGTGGGCGTTGACCATGTACTCGACGGAGTCAGCGATCAACTCGCGCGAAGGCAGTGAATACAGCATGCCGCCATGACCCATGGCGATACCGTCATCCACCGCAATGGTGTTGAACTCTTTAGCCACACCGCCAGCCGCTTCGATTTGTTCAGCGACCAGTTTGCCGAGATCGCGCAGGTGGACGTGGCCAGGCACGAATTGGGTGAATGAGTTGACCACGGCGATAATCGGCTTACCGAAATCGGCGTCGGTCATTCCTGTCGCGCGCCACAAGGCACGGGCACCCGCCATGTTACGGCCATGGGTGGTGGTGGCGGAACGGTACTTAGGCATGCTCTATTTACTCCAGTAAGGATAATGTCGCGGACGCTACTGCGTCCGCGAAAAAACGTGTTATGGGTTAACCTGGTCCAGCCAGCCCCATTTGTCTTCAGTTTCGCCAGTGAACAGGCCAAAGAATGCCTGCTGAATGCGTTTGGTCACCGGACCACATTTGCCTGCGCCCACCTGGATTCCGTCAACGCTGCGAACCGGAGTGATTTCCGCCGCAGTACCAGACATGAACACTTCGTCAGCCAGGTACAGTGATTCGCGTGACAGCACCTGCTCGCGAACTTCGATACCCATGTCTTTTGCCAGTTTGATGATGGCGTCACGGGTGATGCCCGGCAACGCAGAAGAAGTGAACGGCGGCGTGAACAGAATGCCATCTTTCACTTCGAACAAGTTTTCACCAGCACCTTCTGAAATATAGCCGTTGGTGTCGAGAGCGATACCTTCCTGATAGCCGTGGCGACGAGCTTCGCTACCCACCAGCAGAGAAGAAAGGTAGTTACCACCGGCTTTCGCTGCGGTCGGCAGGGTGTTCGGGGCTACGCGGTTCCATGAAGAAACCATCGCGTCGATGCCCTGCTCCAGCGCTTCAGCACCCAGGTAAGCACCCCAAGGGAACGCAGCGATGATCACATCGGTGGTGTAGCCATCTGGCGGGTTCACACCCAGGCCCACGTCGCCTACGAAGGCCAGAGGACGGATGTAAGCGCTTTTCAGTTTGTTGACGCGCAGCACTTCACGGCAGGCTTCCATCAGCTCATCTACGCTGGCTTTGATCGGGAAGCGGTAGATTTTGGCGGAGTCGTGCAGACGCTGCATGTGTTCACGATGACGGAACACCACCGGGCCTTTGTGTGAGTCGTAGCAACGCACGCCTTCAAACACTGAAGTACCGTAATGCAACGCGTGAGACATGACGCTGACCTTGGCGTCTTCCCACTTAACCATCTCCCCATTGAACCAAATAAAGTCTGCTTTCTTCGTACTCATTGTTATTTCCTTTCGCGACTAGGCACGGATTTGTTGTGTTGTCTGTTGTTGGATCTGGACGCAAGCGACATCCATCAGTTTGCTTAACTGCGAAGACAGTAAATCGACAGAGCGCTGGCTGGCAACGGTCATTTCGATATTAATATTTTCGGCATTCGCGGCTGATGCCATGTTCATGGTGCACACCTGGAAACCACGGTGGCGCACGACGCGCAAAATGCGCTCCAATATTTCAGGGCGGAAGCGCGCTTCGATAGACAATTGATGCTGGTTCATACGGTTTTCTCCATCATGTTTGCGTTGCTGGCACCAGGCGGTACCAAAGGCCAGACGTTTTCATGCTCATCAATCGCAACATGCAGGAAGTATGGACCTTCACTGTTCAGCAGAGCATCAAGGGCGGCGTCGACCTGATCTTTACGGCTAATGCGCTGGCCGGGGATATCAAAAGCGCTGGCCAGCGTGAGGAAATCGGGGTTATCAGTAAGGATGGTTTCGCTGTAGCGACCATCAAAGAACAGCTGCTGCCACTGGCGTACCATGCCGAGGCGCTGGTTATCCAGCAGCAGGATTTTAACCGGCAGTTTGCCGCGTTTAATGGTACCCAGCTCCTGAATGTTCATCATGATTGAGCCATCACCGGATACGCAGATGACGGTATCGTTCGGACGGGCCACCTGGGCACCTACCGCAGCCGGCAGGCCAAAGCCCATAGTGCCAAGGCCGCTGGAGGTAATAAAGTTTTCCGGCGCGCTGAATGACATATGCTGCGCTGCCCACATCTGATGCTGACCCACGTCAGTGGTCACCACTGCGCTGTCGGCTTTACGATCGGACAACTGCTTCAGCAGCAGCGGGGCATAGATTGCTTCGCCTGGATGATCGTAACGCCAGTTGAATTCGGCCTTCAGCGCTTTAACTTCGGTGCGCCATGCATCGATTTGCAGCGGCATGCTCAGCGCGGGCAGCACCTGATTCAAATCACCCTGCAACGAAACGTGCGCACGGCGCAGCTTGTTCAGTTCGGCGGGGTCGATATCAATATGGATAACGCTGGCGTGTGGCGCGAAGGTGTCCAGCTTACCGGTAACGCGGTCGTCAAAACGCGCACCAACCGCGATCAGCAAATCGCACTCCTGGACCGCCAGGTTAGCCGCTTTGGTGCCGTGCATCCCCAGCATGCCGAGATAAAGATCGCTGTTGGCATCCGCGCTACCCAAACCTTTCAGCGTGGCGACCATCGGGATGCCGGTATCGATCGCCATCGCACGTAACGCAGGGACTGCCTGCGCCATACCCACGCCACCACCGATATAAAGCATCGGTTTTTTCGCCTGCGCCATCAGGGCGCGCGCTTCCGCGATATGCTGCGGTGAATGGCTCAACGCCTCTTCAACCGGCAGCAGGTGCGGCGTGAGATCGCCATGAGCGATTTGGATGTCTTTCGGGATATCAACCAGTACCGGACCTGGGCGGCCAGACTGGGCGATGGCGAAGGCTTCAGCCATGACTGAAGGTAAATCATCAAGGGATTCAACGAGGAAGCTATGCTTGGTGCAGGCCAGTGACAAGCCGAGAACGTCAATTTCCTGGAACGCATCGGTGCCGATAAACGGAGAAGCAACCTGGCCGGTAATGGCAACCACCGGGATGGAGTCCATCATTGCATCGGCTAAGCCGGTGATCAGATTAGTTGCGCCAGGGCCAGAGGTGGCAATACAGACGCCGGTCTTGCCAGTAGAGCGAGCATAACCAATCGCCGCCATCACTGCACCTTGCTCATGCCGACACAGTAGGTGTTCCACGCCGCCATCGTAGAGCGCATCGTACACTGGCATGATGGCACCGCCAGGATAACCAAACACTGTATCAACACCCTGCGCGCGTAAAGCCTGAACTACCCACTGTGCACCTGTCATGGTTATTCTCCTGTATCCCTGCGGGAACAACAGAATTTTATGCTACTGTTCATTATCTGTTCCTCGATGATTCGCTGATATTTTACCTGGTCGAAAAAAAACCCCCGGACCTTGCGGTGCGGGGGTTTTTCGAATTCCAGGCTTGATTTTTAAGCCTTTCTTTCTCCAAGCGTAGCCCCGCACGGTGGGATAATAATCACCACCACGCTAATCACGACTAGGCTAATCACTTGTAGAAGGGCTTTCATGTGTTGTTCGTTTTTTCGATTGTTCGAAGTAATACCTACAGAGTTACCATAGTTATCCGGGCATTGACAATAATTTTCATCAGAAATTTTTATGACGCAACGGCACGAAAGTGGTTATCACCTTGTAAGTAAACGGTTATTTGTATTTGTGATAAATATTCATTACGACCGCGTCGTAACATTCAATTTCGTTCTGAGAACCAGCATCCAAAATACGTGAACAGGCAGAAATTCGCAGCGAAATGATGGAACCCTGCGCGTAATTCTGATCATCCCGATTAGGCCTTCCTTATAAAGCCCTGCAAGATAGAACCAACAAGGAGTGGTTATGTCTTTATCAAGGGTTTTGACACGCGCGGCGCTGGGTGTGCAGGCACCGCTGGTAACGGTGGAAGTGCATATTAGCAACGGCCTGCCTGCCTTAACGCTGGTGGGTTTACCGGAAACCACGGTAAAAGAAGCGCGTGAGCGGGTGCGCAGCGCTATCATCAACAGCGGATTTACCTTTCCGGCAAAGCGCATCACCATCAATCTCGCCCCTGCAGATCTCCCTAAAGAAGGTGGGCGCTACGACCTGCCGATCGCCATTGCGATTCTCGCCGCCTCAGAGCAGCTTCCTGACGCGAAACTCGGGCAATATGAATTCCTGGGTGAATTAGCACTGAACGGGGCGCTGTGTGGCGTTCAGGCTGCCATTCCTGCGGCTATGGCCGCCCTCCAGGCGGGTAGACAAATGGTACTCTCTGAACAGAATCAACAGGATGTAGGTTTAATTCAGCAAGGCACAACCCTGATTGGTAAACATCTGCTGGAGATTTGCGCCTTTCTGCATAATCAGACGGAGTTACCCATTGCTCGTTATCAGCCTGACAGCATCGACAACGACAGCCAGGATCTGAGCGATATTATTGGGCAGGAACAAGGACGACGGGCATTGGAGATTACCGCCGCAGGCGGTCACAATTTGCTGCTGCTGGGTCCGCCGGGAACCGGGAAAACCATGCTGGCCACACGCTTGCCCGGCATTATGCCCCCGTTGAATGACCAGGAGGCACTGGAGTGTGCGGCTATCGCCAGCCTGGTCAGTAGCGGCAACCTTCAACAACAATGGCGTAAACGCCCCTTCCGCGCACCACATCATAGCGCTTCGCTGTATGCATTGATTGGCGGCGGTTCCTTACCCCGTCCGGGTGAAATTTCGCTGGCGCACAATGGTGTCCTTTTTCTGGATGAGTTACCTGAGTTCGAACGTCGGGTACTGGATGCGCTACGCGAGCCGATTGAGTCCGGTGAGATTGCCATCTCTCGCACCCGCGCCAAAGTTACCTATCCAGCGCGTTTTCAGTTAATTGGCGCAATGAACCCCAGCCCAACTGGCCATTATCAGGGAAACCATAACCGATGTACTCCACAGCAGGTATTGCGCTATCTGAGCCGTCTTTCCGGCCCTTTTCTTGACCGTTTTGATCTCTCCCTCGAAGTGCCGCTGTTACCCAGCGGTACACTTAGCCAGAAACAGCAGCGCAGTGAGAGTAGCGCAGAGGTGCTACAACGTGTGGTTGCGGCACGGCAACGTCAAATCAACCGCAGTGGGAAAGTGAACGCATATCTTTCGAATGCAGAAATACAGCGCTGGTGTGAGCTGGTTGAAGAAGATGCAAAGTGGCTTGAAGAGGTGCTGAATTCACTTGGCCTGTCAGTGCGTGCCTGGCAACGTATTCTGAAGGTGGCGAGAACGATAGCCGATTTGGCAGGAGAGGCGCGAATTACCCGGCATCATATTCAGGAAGCGGTAGGGTATCGCAGTATTGATCGCTTGATGATTTTTCTACACAAAAGTCTGGAGTAAAAAAACGGGGCCAATGCCCCGTTTCTTAGTCTTCGCTGTCGCTGTAATCTTCGACGCTGTCCATTTGCGGCTTACCGCCGGAGAGCGTGTGAAAACGCTTAGGACGCTTGATACGTGCGGTATATTTCGACCATACACGCTCCGCTTCCGTTTGCGGCTCACGAATACCACGACATACTTCAATAAATAAACGTTCTTCTTCCGTCACTGGCTCACGCTTTGCCAGGTCCAGTTCATTAAAGGCAAAACCGTGGCGCTCAAGAAGCGTAGCTTCTTTAATGGTGAAATCACCATGACGCGAAAAACCACGAGGGTAATGCTTGTTATCAAAGAAACGATTCGTTGTTGCGAAGCTATCCGCCATTTTACACGCTCCTGATTCTCATATGGCCGTGCTATTTATGGCGCGGAGTATTAGATAGGCTTGACAGAGTGTAAAACAAAACATTTAAATCAATACGACAAACATTTTTTGGGAGAATGCTGTGGATACGGAATTACTGAAAACTTTCCTCGAAGTGAGCAGAACTCGCCATTTCGGGCGTGCTGCTGAAGCGCTTTACCTCACGCAATCTGCCGTTAGTTTTCGCATTCGCCAACTGGAAAACCAGCTGGGCGTTAACCTTTTTACGCGCCATCGTAATAACATTCGGCTGACTTCTGCGGGCGAGCGCTTATTACCTTACGCAGAAAGCCTGATGAGTACCTGGCTGATGGCAAAAAAGGAAGTCTCCCATACACAGCAGCATCATGAGCTTTCTATCGGGGCCAGCGCATCGCTGTGGGAGGCTTATCTAACCCCCTGGTTACAATCGCTTTATGAGAACAGAGAAAGCCTTCATCTTGAAGCGCGTATCGCGCAACGGCATTTGCTGGTGAAGCAGTTACATGAGCGGCAGCTTGATCTTTTAATCACCACCGAAGCGCCAAAGATGGATGAATTGACCAGCCAGCAAATTGGCCACATTTCACTCGCATTATTTCGTGCGCGTAAAACTGAGAAGCGTGAAAAATATGATTACATCAAACTGGAATGGGGAGCAGATTTTCACCAACATGAAAACTATCTGTCCAGTGATGACGTTCCGGTATTAACGACAACATCGGCGCATGTTACCCGAGAATTGCTGCATACGACTGGTGCTTGCGCGTTTTTGCCTGATTTTTGGCATAGCATTTACAGCGATCTGATGGTTATTCCTGATACGCCTGTCGCTGTCAGACCACTATATGCGGTCTGGCTACAAAATAGTGATCAGCAGGCGCATATTCGCCAGTTGCTCAAATATCCGGTATTGACACATTGATGTAATAAAATCAGAAGGATTTGAGTGGATATTGGTGAAGCTCAATTCCCTCCATCACTAAACGATCTGAGCATTTTGTGCTGGAGAAAAGTATCCAGGAGAGGGTAGTGAAAATATGCAGGTTATTTTAGGCAAAAAAAATCCTTTGCCTAAGCAAAGGATTGTTTTCTGGCAGGGGCGGAGGGACTCGAACCCCCAACACCCGGTTTTGGAGACCGGTGCTCTACCAATTGAACTACGCCCCTAAATGAGGGTGGCGGTGCGGACGGGACTCGAACCCGCGACCCCCGGCGTGACAGGCCGGTATTCTAACCGACTGAACTACCGCACCACCGAATACTGCATTACCAGCGGGGTCTCGCTGATAACCGGTGTTACCTTTTCAGGTAAATACCTTAAATTGATGCCTGGCAGTTCCCTACTCTCGCATGGGGAGACCCCACACTACCATCGGCGCTACGGCGTTTCACTTCTGAGTTCGGCATGGGGTCAGGTGGGACCACCGCGCTACAGCCGCCAGGCAAATTCTGTTTATCCGCACCGCCCTCGCAGGCCATACGAATCAATCCGTTCGAACAATGCTGAAAATTCTCGCGTCTCTCAACTCAAAACGCCTCTGGCGTTGTAAGGTTAAGCCTCACGGGTCATTAGTACCGGTTAGCTCAATGCATCGCTGCACTTACACATCCGGCCNNNNNNNNNNNNNNNNNNNNNNNNNNNNNNNNNNNNNNNNNNNNNNNNNNNNNNNNNNNNNNNNNNNNNNNNNNNNNNNNNNNNNNNNNNNNNNNNNNNNTAGTTATCCCCCTCCATCGGGCAGATCCCCAGACATTACTCACCCGTCCGCCACTCGTCACCCAAGGAGCAAGCTCCTCTGTGCTACCGTTCGACTTGCATGTGTTAGGCCTGCCGCCAGCGTTCAATCTGAGCCATGATCAAACTCTTCAATTTAAAGTTTGATGCTCAAAGAATTAAACTTCGTAATGAATTACGTGTTCACTCTTGAGACTTGATATTTTTTAAGTCCGTAGACTTTTGATATCAATCCTGCGAGTGCCCACACAGATTGTCTGATAAATTGTTAAAGAGCAGTGCCACATTTCTCGTGTGGCGCGGGTTGCGTATATTACGCTTTCCGCGTTTTCAGTCAAGCATTTATTTTTGCTTTTCTGAAGGTTGCCACTTAAGGCGACCTCACCAACACATCGCTTCGTAAGCCGTTGTTCCGTGTCAGTGGAGGCGCATTATAGGGAGTTCTTTGAGGCTGACAAGCGCTAAATGCAAATTAATTTCTGAGTGCTGTTTTTTTCAACGAAACATCACAAAAGCGCCAGTTTTTCCATCAATGGGAAGCCATAACGTTG is part of the Pantoea phytobeneficialis genome and harbors:
- the hdfR gene encoding HTH-type transcriptional regulator HdfR, with product MDTELLKTFLEVSRTRHFGRAAEALYLTQSAVSFRIRQLENQLGVNLFTRHRNNIRLTSAGERLLPYAESLMSTWLMAKKEVSHTQQHHELSIGASASLWEAYLTPWLQSLYENRESLHLEARIAQRHLLVKQLHERQLDLLITTEAPKMDELTSQQIGHISLALFRARKTEKREKYDYIKLEWGADFHQHENYLSSDDVPVLTTTSAHVTRELLHTTGACAFLPDFWHSIYSDLMVIPDTPVAVRPLYAVWLQNSDQQAHIRQLLKYPVLTH
- the ilvM gene encoding acetolactate synthase 2 small subunit; this encodes MNQHQLSIEARFRPEILERILRVVRHRGFQVCTMNMASAANAENINIEMTVASQRSVDLLSSQLSKLMDVACVQIQQQTTQQIRA
- a CDS encoding YifB family Mg chelatase-like AAA ATPase, with amino-acid sequence MSLSRVLTRAALGVQAPLVTVEVHISNGLPALTLVGLPETTVKEARERVRSAIINSGFTFPAKRITINLAPADLPKEGGRYDLPIAIAILAASEQLPDAKLGQYEFLGELALNGALCGVQAAIPAAMAALQAGRQMVLSEQNQQDVGLIQQGTTLIGKHLLEICAFLHNQTELPIARYQPDSIDNDSQDLSDIIGQEQGRRALEITAAGGHNLLLLGPPGTGKTMLATRLPGIMPPLNDQEALECAAIASLVSSGNLQQQWRKRPFRAPHHSASLYALIGGGSLPRPGEISLAHNGVLFLDELPEFERRVLDALREPIESGEIAISRTRAKVTYPARFQLIGAMNPSPTGHYQGNHNRCTPQQVLRYLSRLSGPFLDRFDLSLEVPLLPSGTLSQKQQRSESSAEVLQRVVAARQRQINRSGKVNAYLSNAEIQRWCELVEEDAKWLEEVLNSLGLSVRAWQRILKVARTIADLAGEARITRHHIQEAVGYRSIDRLMIFLHKSLE
- the ilvL gene encoding ilv operon leader peptide, with protein sequence MKALLQVISLVVISVVVIIIPPCGATLGERKA
- the ilvE gene encoding branched-chain-amino-acid transaminase, whose protein sequence is MSTKKADFIWFNGEMVKWEDAKVSVMSHALHYGTSVFEGVRCYDSHKGPVVFRHREHMQRLHDSAKIYRFPIKASVDELMEACREVLRVNKLKSAYIRPLAFVGDVGLGVNPPDGYTTDVIIAAFPWGAYLGAEALEQGIDAMVSSWNRVAPNTLPTAAKAGGNYLSSLLVGSEARRHGYQEGIALDTNGYISEGAGENLFEVKDGILFTPPFTSSALPGITRDAIIKLAKDMGIEVREQVLSRESLYLADEVFMSGTAAEITPVRSVDGIQVGAGKCGPVTKRIQQAFFGLFTGETEDKWGWLDQVNP
- the ilvA gene encoding threonine ammonia-lyase, biosynthetic; protein product: MAESQPLPAAPCGAEYLRAVLRSPVYEIAQVTPLQKMEKISSRLGNTILVKREDRQPVHSFKLRGAYAMIAGLTEEQKARGVVTASAGNHAQGVALSASTLGIKSLIVMPLATADIKVDAVRAFGGEAYLFGANFDEAKAKAIELAEQQGYTFVHPFDHPAVIAGQGTLAMELLQQDAHLDRVFVPVGGGGLAAGVAVLIKQLMPQIKVIAVESEDSACLKAALDAGHPVDLARVGLFAEGVAVKRIGDETFRLCQEYLDDIITVDSDAICAAMKDLFEDVRAVAEPSGALALAGMKKYIQQHNIKGERLAHVLSGANVNFHGLRYVSERCELGEQREALLAVTIPEQQGSFLKFCQTLGGRSVTEFNYRYADADNACIFVGVRLTRGLEERSEIISQLTQGGYNVVDLSDDEMAKLHVRYMVGGRPSKPLRERLFSFEFPEAPGALLKFLQTLGTHWNISLFHYRSHGTDYGRVLAAFELGDDEPRFEEHLTALGYDFHDEANNPAFRFFLAGQ
- a CDS encoding DUF413 domain-containing protein, producing the protein MADSFATTNRFFDNKHYPRGFSRHGDFTIKEATLLERHGFAFNELDLAKREPVTEEERLFIEVCRGIREPQTEAERVWSKYTARIKRPKRFHTLSGGKPQMDSVEDYSDSED
- the ilvG gene encoding acetolactate synthase 2 catalytic subunit, translated to MTGAQWVVQALRAQGVDTVFGYPGGAIMPVYDALYDGGVEHLLCRHEQGAVMAAIGYARSTGKTGVCIATSGPGATNLITGLADAMMDSIPVVAITGQVASPFIGTDAFQEIDVLGLSLACTKHSFLVESLDDLPSVMAEAFAIAQSGRPGPVLVDIPKDIQIAHGDLTPHLLPVEEALSHSPQHIAEARALMAQAKKPMLYIGGGVGMAQAVPALRAMAIDTGIPMVATLKGLGSADANSDLYLGMLGMHGTKAANLAVQECDLLIAVGARFDDRVTGKLDTFAPHASVIHIDIDPAELNKLRRAHVSLQGDLNQVLPALSMPLQIDAWRTEVKALKAEFNWRYDHPGEAIYAPLLLKQLSDRKADSAVVTTDVGQHQMWAAQHMSFSAPENFITSSGLGTMGFGLPAAVGAQVARPNDTVICVSGDGSIMMNIQELGTIKRGKLPVKILLLDNQRLGMVRQWQQLFFDGRYSETILTDNPDFLTLASAFDIPGQRISRKDQVDAALDALLNSEGPYFLHVAIDEHENVWPLVPPGASNANMMEKTV
- the ilvD gene encoding dihydroxy-acid dehydratase; the encoded protein is MPKYRSATTTHGRNMAGARALWRATGMTDADFGKPIIAVVNSFTQFVPGHVHLRDLGKLVAEQIEAAGGVAKEFNTIAVDDGIAMGHGGMLYSLPSRELIADSVEYMVNAHCADAMVCISNCDKITPGMLMASLRLNIPVIFVSGGPMEAGKTKLSDKIIKLDLVDAMIQGANPNVSDADSEQIERSACPTCGSCSGMFTANSMNCLTEALGLSQPGNGSLLATHADRKDLFINAGKRIVNLTKQYYEQDDARVLPRNIASKAAFENAMTLDIAMGGSTNTVLHLLAAAQEGEIDFNISDIDRLSRKVPHLCKVAPSTQKYHMEDVHRAGGVIGILGELDRAGLLHTDVRNVLGLNLRETLDQYDIMLTKDEAVKKMFRAGPAGIRTTQAFSQDCRWDTLDDDRQEGCIRTREFAFSQDGGLAVLYGNLAEDGCIVKTAGVDKEILTFKGPAKVYESQDDAVEAILGGKVVAGDVVVIRYEGPKGGPGMQEMLYPTTYLKSMGLGKSCALITDGRFSGGTSGLSIGHASPEAANGGTIALVKDGDIIEIDIPNRGIKLAVPENELHARREEEEARGDAAYTPHGRERQVSFALRAYASLATSADKGAVRDKSKLGG
- the ilvY gene encoding HTH-type transcriptional activator IlvY → MDLRDLKLFLHLAESCHFGRTARAMHVSPSTLSRQIQRLEEDVGHALFLRDNRTVTLTEAGERLRQFAQQTLLQYQQLRHVMDLNGPSLSGELRLFCSVTAAYSHLPPILDRFRAEHPQVEIKLTTGDAADAIEMVQSGEADLAIAGRPESLPASIDFTPLGLIPLVLIAPALPCPVRNQATQDEPDWSLIPFILPEQGPARRGIDLWFRRRRIPNPLIYATVSGHEAIVSMVALGCGIALLPDVVLENSPEPVRNRVLVLENVESVAPLELGVCVQKKRLGEPLINAFWNLL